The proteins below are encoded in one region of Phaseolus vulgaris cultivar G19833 chromosome 1, P. vulgaris v2.0, whole genome shotgun sequence:
- the LOC137816462 gene encoding nucleobase-ascorbate transporter 3: protein MGEEHHHAPSPVQAPPSAPPPPNLALSRGPVWNPAEQLLQLHFCIHSNPSWPEALLLGFQHYIVMLGTTVLIATTLVPAMGGDHGDKARVIQSLLFMSGLNTLLQTWFGSRLPTVMGGSFAFLLPVLSIINDYADRTFPSEHERFIYTIRTIQGSLIVSSFVNIFLGFSKAWGNLTRLFSPISIVPVVCVVGLGLFSRGFPLLANCVQIGLPMLIVLVITQQYLKRLLHHAAHHVLERFALLLCIAVIWAFAAILTVAGAYNTAKTQTQVSCRTDRSYLMSSAPWIKVPYPFQWGTPIFRASHVFGMMGAALVSSAESTGGFFAAARLSGATPPPAHVLSRSIGMQGIGMLLEGIFGSVVGTTVSVENVGLLGLTHIGSRRVVQISCGFMIFFSIFGKFGAFFASIPLPIFAAIYCVLFGIVAAVGISFIQFANTNSIRNIYVLGLSLFLAISIPQYFVTNTAPDGHGPVKTDGGWFNDILNTIFSSSPTVAIIVGILIDNTLEGKLKAVDRGLQWWSPFQNRKGDVRNDEFYRLPLRINEYMPTRFL from the exons ATGGGTGAGGAGCACCACCATGCACCGTCACCAGTTCAGGCGCCTCCGTCTGCTCCACCGCCCCCAAATCTTGCCCTTTCTAGAGGTCCAGTGTGGAATCCAGCTGAACAACTCTTGCAACTTCACTTTTGCATCCACTCAAATCCTTCTTGGC CGGAGGCTCTTCTACTGGGTTTTCAGCACTACATTGTGATGCTTGGAACCACTGTTCTGATTGCAACCACACTGGTTCCTGCAATGGGTGGGGACCAT GGTGACAAGGCCCGTGTTATCCAGTCATTGTTATTTATGTCTGGGTTGAACACACTGCTTCAAACTTGGTTTGGGTCAAGGCTTCCAACTGTGATGGGTGGATCATTTGCTTTTTTACTTCCAGTGTTGTCCATAATAAACGATTACGCAGACAGGACATTTCCTTCTGAGCATGAG AGGTTCATCTACACTATCAGAACAATTCAAGGATCCCtcattgtttcttcttttgTCAATATCTTCCTTGGGTTTAGTAAGGCATGGGGAAATTTGACAAG GTTGTTTAGTCCCATAAGCATTGTACCTGTAGTATGTGTGGTGGGTCTTGGTCTGTTCTCCAGGGGCTTTCCATTG CTTGCAAATTGTGTGCAGATTGGCTTACCTATGCTCATTGTACTTGTCATAACACAACAG TATTTGAAGCGTCTTCTTCATCATGCTGCACATCATGTACTTGAGAGGTTTGCTTTACTTCTCTGCATTGCTGTCATCTGGGCATTTGCTGCTATCCTTACTGTAGCAGGTGCATATAATACTGCTAAAACACAGACCCAAGTGAGTTGTCGTACAGATCGCTCATACCTTATGTCTTCTGCCCCATG GATTAAAGTTCCATATCCATTCCAGTGGGGTACCCCCATATTCAGAGCTAGTCATGTCTTTGGGATGATGGGGGCAGCACTTGTCTCTTCTGCTGAG TCAACTGGTGGTTTCTTTGCTGCAGCCAGGCTTTCTGGTGCAACACCACCACCTGCACATGTGCTCAGCCGAAGCATTGGGATGCAG GGCATTGGCATGCTGCTTGAAGGCATATTTGGTTCTGTTGTTGGCACTACTGTATCCGT TGAAAATGTGGGCCTACTTGGTCTAACACATATAGGGAGCCGCAGAGTTGTGCAAATATCATGTGGTTTCATGATCTTCTTCTCTATTTTTG GGAAATTTGGAGCCTTTTTCGCATCGATTCCCCTACCGATATTTGCGGCTATATACTGTGTTTTGTTTGGTATTGTGG CTGCTGTTGGGATTTCTTTTATACAGTTTGCAAATACCAACTCCATAAGAAACATCTATGTTCTGGGCCTATCCTTGTTTCTAGCGATATCAATTCCACAATATTTTGTCACTAACACTGCACCAGATGGTCATGGTCCAGTTAAAACAGATGGTGGATGG TTTAATGACATTTTGAACACCATATTCTCTTCTTCTCCAACTGTGGCTATAATTGTTGGGATCCTTATTGACAACACACTTGAAGGCAAACTTAAAGCTGTCGACAGAGGACTTCAATGGTGGAGTCCTTTCCAGAATAGGAAGGGAGATGTTAGAAATGATGAGTTCTACCGTCTACCTCTAAGGATAAACGAGTATATGCCCACCAGATTTCTCTAA
- the LOC137816463 gene encoding probable disease resistance protein At4g33300 codes for MALTELFTGEIASDLWKMLITISRKALRCKSSAEQLITYVREILPTIEEVKYSGVELPAPRQSQLDRLSEILRSGVELSHQALSSSRWNVYRNFQLAKKMEKLEKHVTRFLQIPMQAHILADVHHVRFEMAERFDRVEASNRRMERFLGEMKIGVNGGGWVEEAVKSMQEDETWVEGCNGNNGFGVGLDFGKNKVMEMVFSRNDADWIVGICGIGGSGKTTLARELLRDDQVRCYFKDRILFLAVSQSPNVEQLRARIWAHIMGNQGFNGDYVVPQRMPQFECKGEAQVLVVLDDVWSLSVLEQLVWKIPGCKYLVVSRFRFPTFFSATYHVELLGEEDALSLFCHHAFGQKSIPLGANVSLVKQVVAECGKLPLALKVIGASLRDQNEMFWLSVKSNLSQGHSIGESYEINLIDRMAISTEYLPEKIKECFLDLCAFPEDRKIPLEILINMWVEIHDIREAEGYAIVVELSNKNLLTLVKEARAGGMYSSSFEISVTQHDTLRDLALILSKRGSIQEHRRLVMAQREENGLLPKEWSRYQNRPFEAQIVSINTGEMTEMDWYELDFPKAEVLIINFTSSDYFLPPFIRKMPNLRALIIINYSTSYARLHNVSVLRNLTNLRSLWLEKVSTPQLSGTVLQNLGKLFIVLCQINNSLDGKQFPNLSELTLDHCADLTYLPSSICGIKSLRNMSLTDCHNLSQLPVEFGKLKSLEILRLYACPYLETLPPTMCDMKKLKYIDISQCTNLTCFPNDIGRLASLEKIDMRECPMIRHLPKSAVSLQSLQLVICDEELYGTWRDVVEMAKSNVLIQVREPQFDLCWLQE; via the exons ATGGCTCTCACGGAACTCTTCACCGGAGAGATAGCCTCCGATCTCTGGAAAATGCTCATCACAATTTCCCGAAAGGCCCTGCGCTGCAAATCGAGCGCCGAGCAACTCATCACCTACGTGCGCGAGATTCTTCCCACCATCGAGGAAGTCAAGTACTCCGGCGTGGAGCTTCCGGCGCCGAGGCAGTCGCAGCTGGACCGCCTCTCGGAGATTCTGCGCTCCGGCGTGGAGCTTTCGCACCAGGCGCTCTCCTCCAGCCGCTGGAACGTGTACCGGAACTTCCAGCTGGCGAAGAAGATGGAGAAGCTGGAGAAGCATGTGACGAGGTTTCTGCAGATTCCGATGCAGGCGCACATACTCGCTGATGTGCATCACGTGCGGTTCGAGATGGCGGAGCGGTTCGACCGGGTGGAGGCGTCGAACCGGCGCATGGAGCGGTTTCTCGGCGAGATGAAGATCGGAGTGAACGGGGGTGGGTGGGTGGAGGAGGCTGTGAAGAGCATGCAGGAAGATGAGACGTGGGTGGAAGGGTGTAACGGGAATAACGGTTTCGGGGTTGGGTTGGACTTCGGGAAGAACAAGGTTATGGAGATGGTTTTCTCCAGGAATGATGCTGATTGGATTGTCGGGATTTGTGGGATTGGTGGCTCCGGGAAAACCACCCTCGCCAGAGAGCTTCTCAGAGATGACCAAGTCCGAT GTTATTTCAAGGACAGGATTTTGTTTTTGGCCGTGTCACAGTCTCCGAATGTGGAGCAGCTGAGAGCGAGGATCTGGGCACACATCATGGGCAACCAAGGCTTCAATGGAGATTACGTGGTTCCACAAAGGATGCCACAGTTTGAGTGCAAAGGGGAAGCTCAAGTTCTTGTTGTTCTTGATGATGTGTGGTCACTCTCCGTGCTAGAGCAGCTTGTGTGGAAAATTCCTGGCTGCAAATACCTTGTGGTGTCTCGATTCAGATTCCCAACATTTTTTAGTGCCACTTATCATGTGGAATTGCTGGGTGAAGAGGATGCCCTCTCTTTGTTTTGCCACCATGCTTTTGGACAGAAGTCAATTCCTTTGGGTGCTAATGTGAGTTTGGTGAAGCAG GTTGTGGCTGAGTGTGGAAAGCTTCCTCTGGCACTGAAGGTGATTGGAGCTTCTTTGCGTGACCAGAACGAAATGTTTTGGTTGAGTGTTAAGAGTAATCTGTCTCAGGGTCACAGCATTGGTGAGTCCTATGAAATCAATCTGATTGATAGAATGGCAATTAGTACTGAATACCTGCCAGAAAAGATCAAGGAGTGCTTCTTGGACCTGTGCGCTTTTCCTGAGGATAGAAAGATCCCTCTAGAAATTCTGATCAATATGTGGGTTGAAATCCATGACATTCGCGAGGCAGAAGGATATGCCATTGTGGTTGAGCTTTCCAACAAGAACCTTCTAACCTTAGTGAAAGAAGCACG tgCCGGGGGCATGTATAGCAGTTCCTTTGAGATTTCTGTGACTCAACATGATACACTGAGAGACCTTGCTCTTATTTTGAGCAAGCGTGGGAGCATTCAAGAACACCGAAGGTTAGTTATGGCTCAACGAGAAGAAAATGGACTACTCCCCAAAGAATGGTCAAGATACCAGAACCGACCCTTTGAAGCTCAGATTGTTTCAATCAACACAG GTGAAATGACAGAAATGGATTGGTATGAACTGGATTTTCCCAAGGCTGAAGTGTTGATTATCAACTTCACGTCCAGTGATTACTTTTTACCTCCCTTCATCCGCAAGATGCCAAATTTGAGGGCATTGATAATAATAAACTACAGTACCTCATATGCCCGCCTTCACAATGTTTCAGTTCTTAGGAATTTGACCAACTTGAGGAGTCTCTGGCTTGAAAAGGTTTCCACCCCTCAGTTGTCAGGCACTGTCCTGCAAAACTTGGGCAAACTATTCATAGTCCTCTGCCAGATTAACAATAGTTTGGATGGGAAACAGTTCCCTAACCTCTCTGAGCTCACTCTTGATCACTGTGCTGATCTAACCTACTTGCCCTCAAGCATTTGTGGAATAAAGTCACTCCGAAACATGAGCCTCACAGACTGCCACAATTTATCTCAACTACCTGTTGAATTTGGCAAACTAAAATCTCTAGAGATCCTCCGTTTATATGCTTGTCCATACCTAGAAACACTTCCTCCTACCATGTGTGACATGAAGAAATTGAAGTATATTGACATTTCTCAGTGTACTAACCTCACCTGCTTCCCTAATGACATTGGTAGATTAGCAAGTTTAGAGAAGATTGACATGAGAGAATGCCCCATGATTAGGCATTTACCAAAGTCAGCAGTGTCACTACAATCTCTGCAGCTTGTGATTTGTGATGAGGAGTTGTATGGTACATGGAGAGATGTTGTTGAGATGGCCAAGTCAAATGTCCTTATTCAAGTACGAGAACCACAATTTGATCTGTGCTGGCTTCAAGAATGA